In Desulfonatronum thioautotrophicum, a genomic segment contains:
- a CDS encoding efflux RND transporter periplasmic adaptor subunit: MRKTNCTMFGNARHFIGVGIALFLLLTGACSQQEVAAPPPPPPVVVVSPVPAVTVPISREYVARTEARETVAIRSRVDGYLEKVLFTEGSQVKAGQLLFVIDQRPFRAALQEAQGSLAQAHAALNKAQRDVARLQPLVAESAAPEMDLDNAESAVELSEASIERAKAAVALAELNLTFSEIYAPISGIIGKQDVTVGNIVSRNQTHLTSISSSDPMRAVFSISEVDYLRLGQQTRADNPFISSQNGAPFELIMADGSIYQHRGTLSFLDRTLDLTTGTLSVYVSFPNPDRMLRPGLFGRVRVVVETKFDTVLVPQRSVQVIQSVNSVLVVDNDDVVEMRVVTLGERFQDFFIVMQGLEPGERVVVEGVQRAIPGRKVRPTEQPIAMESLGG, translated from the coding sequence CCGCCGCCGCCTCCCCCTGTCGTTGTGGTGTCTCCCGTTCCAGCGGTCACCGTTCCGATCTCTCGTGAATATGTGGCCCGGACAGAGGCGCGTGAAACCGTGGCGATCCGCTCCCGGGTGGATGGGTACCTGGAAAAGGTGCTTTTTACCGAGGGCAGCCAGGTCAAGGCCGGGCAACTTCTGTTCGTGATCGACCAGCGGCCCTTTCGAGCGGCCCTGCAGGAGGCCCAAGGCAGCCTGGCCCAGGCCCATGCCGCCCTCAACAAGGCCCAGCGGGATGTGGCTCGCCTCCAGCCCCTGGTAGCCGAGTCGGCTGCCCCGGAAATGGATTTGGACAACGCCGAGTCAGCGGTCGAGTTAAGCGAGGCTTCGATTGAGCGGGCCAAGGCCGCGGTTGCTCTTGCGGAGCTGAATTTGACGTTCAGCGAGATTTACGCCCCGATAAGCGGCATCATCGGCAAACAGGATGTTACGGTGGGAAACATCGTCTCCCGGAACCAGACCCATTTGACCTCGATTTCATCCTCAGACCCCATGCGGGCGGTCTTCAGCATCAGTGAGGTGGACTACCTGCGCCTGGGACAGCAGACCCGCGCTGACAATCCCTTTATCTCGAGCCAGAACGGGGCACCCTTTGAATTGATCATGGCCGATGGTTCCATCTACCAGCATCGCGGAACTCTGAGCTTCCTGGACAGGACCCTGGATCTGACCACCGGCACCCTGAGTGTCTATGTCAGCTTCCCCAATCCCGACCGGATGCTTCGGCCCGGGCTCTTCGGCCGTGTCCGGGTGGTGGTGGAAACGAAGTTCGACACCGTGCTGGTGCCCCAGAGATCGGTGCAAGTGATTCAAAGTGTGAACAGCGTCCTCGTGGTGGACAATGATGACGTTGTTGAAATGCGTGTTGTGACCTTGGGGGAGCGATTTCAGGATTTCTTCATTGTTATGCAAGGGCTTGAACCTGGAGAACGGGTGGTGGTCGAAGGCGTGCAGAGAGCCATTCCAGGCCGGAAGGTGAGACCCACCGAGCAGCCCATCGCAATGGAATCTCTTGGAGGCTGA